The following is a genomic window from Hymenobacter monticola.
AGGTCGTCGTTCTGAAGTAGGCGCAGGCTGTCGGCCGTGGCGCGGGGCATCCGGCCCAGGCGCTGGTTGATGCGAAGGCCCCGCTCCGACGAGCCGTAGTCCCAGTTCAGGTAATACGGGTAGTCTTCGGGCCGCACCGACGACTGGTTGGCCGACGACACGAAGTCCCGCGCTGGGTTCTTCACGTGCGGGTTCTGGGCAGCCGGAATCCAGCCCTGCCACTCCTGCGCTGGGTCGCGCCCGTCGAGCAGGTACTTGCCCTGCTCGCGCCATTTCAGCGGGAAGCGGCCATTGGGCCACAGGGCAATATCCTGGGCCGTGTTCGCAAAAACAAAGTTCTGCGCCGGGGCGCCGTAGCTGGCCAGCGCCGCGGTATAGTCGGCGTAGGAGCGGGCGCGGTTGAGGCGGTAAAAGGTCAGGAACTCGTTGGCCGCGTCGTGGGCCGTCCAGCGGGCGGCGTAGCCGATGGGCGTCTGGGCCATGAAGGGCGTCTGCGGCCGCTCATACACCACCGGGCCGTGGTGGGTGTAGAGCACAGTATCGAGCCGGTCGGCCTGCCCGCGCACCTTAATGCGCTCCACCACGCGGCGCACCGGCTTCCACTGGCCCGCGTGCCAGTACTCGCGCCGCCGGGCGTCCCGAAACTGAATCTGGTACCAGTCCAGCACGTCGGCGTAGGTGTTGGTCACGCCCCAGGCGGCCTGCTCGTTGAAGCCGATGATGGCCGTGGGCGTGCCGGGAATGCTCACGCCGTACACGTTCACGCCCGGCGCGGCCAGCTGCACCTGGTACCAGATGCTGGGCAGGTTCAGCTGCAAATGCGGGTCGTTGGCCAGGATGGGGAAGCCCGTGGCCGAGCGGGCGCCGCTCACCGCGAAGTTGTTGGAACCCAGCTCCCGGTCGGGCTCCTGATTGGGCGTGTAGGGCGCTTCGGCCGCCGCGAAAGCGGGCGGTACGGGCGGCACGGCCAGCGGCTGGAAATCGAGCGGCGTGCCGGCTGGCACCACCGGCGACTCCCGGGTGGGGTAGTCCGGAAACAGGTCGCGCATCACCGCCGGGCCGTACTTGCGCAGGGCGTTGCTCATGCGCAGGTCGTCGGAGCGGCCCGTCAGGTCGAAGGCCATGTACTTCAGGATGAGGGCGCTTTTCAGCGGCTCCCAAGGCTCGGGCGCGTAGTCGAGTAGCTTGTATTCGAACGGGTAGGTGGCCGGCGTGAGGCTGTTGACGTAGGCATTTACGCCCTCGGAATAGGCCCGCACCACGGGGCCACTCACCGGGTCGGCCAGGGCCGCAGCGGTTGATTTTTGCGCCCCGAAGCCCAGGCCCATGCGCCGGAAAAACCGGTCGGTTTCGAGCCGCTCCGGCCCCACGATTTCGGCCAGCCGCCCGGCCGCCACGTGGGCCACAAAATCCATCTGCCAGAGCCGGTCGCGGGCCGTGAGGTAGCCCTGAGCGTAGTACAGGTCGTGGTCGTTTTGGGCGAAGACGTGCGGCACGCGGTGGTCGTCGTAGCGCACGGTCACGGGGAACTGCAGGCCGGGCAGGGCCAGCGTTTGCTGCGCCGGGAAATCGCCGGCCTTCTCACCGTTTTGCCAAAAGCCGCGGTAGGGGCTCAGCAGCTTGCCGAGCGGCGGCAGGTTGCCGTGCTTGGTATTCAGCGCCCACACGAGCGCGAGGCTGGCAACCAAGGCCAACAGGGCTTTAATCATTTAACAATTAACATTTATCATTTAACAAGTCGCCCAGAAGGCGCAGGTAGCAAGAAGCAGCAATTAACAACAATGCCAGCAACTACCCGCACACCAGCGCCACCTGGGCGACTTGTTAAATGATAAATGTTAATTGTTAAATGAAACTCATCGCAGCGCCACCTCGCGCACCAGCCCGCCGATGCCCCAGAGTAGCAGCTGCTGGCGCACGGCTTCGGCCTCGGGCTTCTCGCCGAACTGGCCCACGAGCACGCGGCTGCGCTGGCGGCCATCAAGCAGCTCCTGGGCAACTTCCACTTTCAACTCGGGCAGCAAGGCTTTGATGCGGGCCTGCACGGCCGTAGCGTTGGCCGCGTCCACGAAGGAGCCGGCCTGAATGAGGAAGCCCGCGGGGCAAGTCACTGTCTCGGCCGCGCTGATGACTTTCGACTTGGCCGTGCCGGAGGCGGCGATGAGGGCACCGTGCGCGTCCACGGCTGCCGAGTCGGCGTTCACGGCCGGAAGGTTGAGTACCGAGTAGGTAGTGAAGGCGGCGTCGGGGTTGGGGTCGGCGGCCACGAGGCCGGACAGGTTCTCGGGGGCAGTAGCCGGGCCCAGGGGCGTTTCGTCGGCCACTACTTCGGCCACCACGGTGGCGGCGCCGCATTCGGTGATGCCCAGCGGGCGGGCGGCAATTTCCGACAGGTCGAGGATGCGCTGGTGGCGGAAGGGGCCGCGGTCGGACACGCGCACGACCACCGTTTTGCCATTTTTTACGTTCGTGACCCGCAGGCGAGTGCCGAAGGGCAGGGTTTTGTGGGCGCAGGTGTACTTGTTGCGGTTGTAGCGCTCGCCGCTGGTGGTGCGTCGGCCCTGCAAACTACTCGCGTACCAGGAGGCCCGGCCGCGCAGCACGGTGGTGCTGACGCTGGGGGCAGATGCTGCCTTGGAGCCACGGGCGGTGGCATGCGCCGGAGCGCTCAGGAAAGACAGCAGAAAGATGAAGCAACTGGAAAGGACGAGTAAAGCAGAGCGACGAAATAAAATCATGCGTTTTGCAGATGGTGAGCAAAACAAACATAGGCCTACCCGCCTAGGCAATTGCTAAGTTTTCCATCCAGCTACTAATTGCATTGGTTGAAAAATTGTCCTATTTCCATAAAACTTGCATTTAATTAACCTTCATCTTGGCCGGAAATGTAGCCGTGAGGCGGCGTGAAACTATATTTTCTCAAAACCAGCCCTAGCCATTGCGCAGGTGCGAAAATTAGATTATGCGACGGGTATAAAATTCGGGCATCGGCCCGCCAGACATCTTTGAAACCTGGTTGCACAAGTCCAGCTTTTTTCGTATGGGCCTTGCCGGCCCGCCGGCACCTGAACCGTACCTTTGCCCCATGGATTTTGGCCGCTTGCCCGACCTGCGCTACGTTGATTTTCGGCTGCCGCCCGACCACCCCGAAACGGCCCGCGTGCTGGCCAAGGCCCGTCCCGCGCAGCCCGCGCCCGCCCGCCTGCACGTGGGCTGCCCCATCTGGACCAACAAGGAATGGCTGGGCAGCTACTTCCCGGCCGGCATCAAGGAGCCCGACTACCTGCACTATTACGCCCAGCAGTTCAACAGCATTGAGCTGAATACCACGCATTACCGCATTCCTGACGCGGCCACCGTGCGGCGCTGGCGCGAAGCCGTGGGGCCCACGTTTAAGTTTTGCCCCAAGCTGCCGCGCAGCATCAGCCACGAGCGGGAGCTGTTTCAGGCCGACGACCTGGTGGTGACCATGGCGCGGGCCTACGAGGCACTGGGCGAGAACCTGGGCTGGGCGTTTCTGCAGCTGCCGCCGCATTTCGGCCCCGAGCACCTGCCGCGGCTGGAGCGTTTTCTGCTCGACTTTCCCGAAACCGTGCCCTTGGCCGTGGAGCTGCGCCACCCGCGCTGGTACGCCGACCGGGGGCTGGCCGATGCTGTGTTCGCCACCTTCGAAGCCCTGAACAAGACGCTGGTGATAACCGACGTGGCCGGCCGGCGCGACGTGCTGCCCATGCGCCTGACCACGCCCGTGGCATTTATCCGCTTCAACGGCCACGGCCTGCATAGCACCGATTACGAGCGCGCCGACGCCTGGGCCGAGCGCCTGGCCGCCTGGGTGGCCCAGGGCATCCACGACATCTACTTTTTCATCCACCAGAAAGACGTGCGCCACGCTCCGGTTTTTGCGCAGTATTTTCTGGAAAAGGTGCGCCTGTTGACGGGTATTGTAGTGGCGCCGCCTTTCATTATTCCGCAGCCGGTGCAGGGAAATTTGTTTGGGTAGAACGTGTACCCCGATGCTCCCGCTTCGGCCCGTATGAACGATTGATGTTCAAGCGGGCCGAAGCGGGAGCATCGGGGTACACGTGCTGCTACGAGCTAACCGGCTGCTGCAGCAGCGGCCCCAGCACCTGCCACACGTTTTCGGCCAGGATTTTCTGGCCTGCGGGGTTGGGGTGCACGCCGTCGGGCAGGTTGAGCTCGCGGCGGCCCAGCACGCCTTGCAGCAGGAAAGGCACAAAGGGCAAGCTGTTTTTCTCAGCCAGGGTGCGGAACAGGGCTTTGAATTCGGCGGCGTAGTGGGCCAGGCGGTGGCCGCCCAGCGGGCCCAGGTCGAAGGGAAACTCCAGGCCGGCCAGCACCAGTTGGGCCTGCGGATACTGGCGCCGCACGGCGTCGATGATGAATTGCAGGTTTTGGGTGGTTTCGCGCACCGGAATGCCGCGGATGCCGTCATTAGCGCCGAGGGCCAGCACGAACACATCGACCGGATGGCGCGCCAGCACCGAAGCCAGGCGCTGGCGCCCGCCGGCACTGGTTTCGCCGCTCACGCCGTAATTGTAGGCTTTATAAGAAAGGTGTTGCTCGTCGAGGCGCTGCTGCAGCAGCGAGGGGAAGCTTTCGGAAGCGCGCAGGCCGTGGCCAGCGGTGAGGCTGTCGCCAAAGAAGATGATGTTTTTCATACCTGCTTTTTAACAGCTTGGAGGCCGGTTTCGTGCCGGAGCGACCTGCTAAAAAGCGCGTCATGCTGAGCGCAGCCGAAGCATCTCGCGTGCGGCAGTAGCTTATTTACTCTCGCGGTAGAGATGTTTCGGCTGCGCTCAGCATGACGTGCTAATAAACCTTCGGCCGGCTTATTCCACCACCTCCAGCATGGTGCGGAAGGAGTGGTAGCGGCCGGCGAAATGCTTGTCCATATCGGCGCGCAGGGCGGGGGCGCACACGTTTTGGTAGGCTTCGAGCTGCTCCAGGCTGATGCAGTAGTACTGAGCGGCGTAGGTGACGCCGTTGTCTTCCTCGTTGAGCATGCGCAAGAGCTGGCTCTTGATGAAAAAGCCGCTTTCCATCACCTCGGGCATGTGGGTGGTGCGCATATAGTCCAGCCATTCATCGGCTACGGCGGGGTCGATGCTGCTGGTGACGTTGTAGAGAATCATGGGGGCAATGAGTGAATGAGCGAATGGCTGAATAGGGTGAATGAATCAGGCGCGTAGAATGAAGAGTGAAAATCATTCACCCATTCACTCCTTCGCCGATTCACTCATTGAATCAGACGCGCATGGTGTCGAACTGAAAATCGGTAATACGGGCCTGAATGTCTTTGGGCGAAAGCTTTTCCGAAGCGGCGGCTTGGGCCAGGGCGGGCAATTCGGCGTCGCCGGCCAGGCGCAGGCTCAGGATTTGCTTGAGTGTGAGCTGCTTTTCCAACTCGGCGAAACGCCGGCCGCTCACTTCAAAATAGCGCTGACGCACCTCAAGCCGGCAGATGCGGTCCTGCAATTGCAGGGCGTAGTGCTGGCGTAGCATCACGAGCACACCCAGTCCGATGACGGCCAGCGCGGCCACCGTGAACCACAGCCGGGCTATCTGGTCGTCATCGCCGGCCACTTTGGTGTAGCGCGTGATGGCGTAGCCGGCCATGAGCAAGGCCAGCGGCATCAGCACGAAATGGTGCCACGGGTAATACATGGGGGTGTTTTTGGTGGGCGTGGCCATGCGGGGAAAAGGCGTTTGGTGAGCGAAAGTAGGGGAGGCGCCGGAGAAGCCGGGCAACAAAAAACTCCGACCGGAGCCGGAGTCTTTTATCAGATACGACGAAGCGGTGCCGCTGTTACTTCATTTCCTTGGCGCGCTTCTTTTCGGCGCGGGCCAGGGCACGGGCGGTGCGCTCCTGCTTCTGGGCTTCTTTGGCTGCGTCGCGCTGCTGGCTAAGCTGAGCTTTCTGCGCTTTTTCCTGGGCGCGCTGGTCGCGGAGCTGCTGTTTCAGGTCGGCTTGCTGGTTGGCGTTTGTCTTGAGTTGGTTGCGCGTGTCGCGGGCGGCTTGGTCGGAGTTGCTGCTTTGTTGCTTCTGGGCTTCGTAGGCGGCTTTGGCGTCGGTGGCGCGCTGGGCCTGCTGCTCGGGCGTGAGGGGCAGGGCGGCCGGTTCGGTAGTGGGGGCCGGCGTGGTTTGGGCGCTGGCGACGGTGGCCGTGGCCAGGGCGGCGAAGAGGGCCGCGCCGAAAAGGAGGTTTTTCATGGGAAGTGGTCACGGCCAGCCAACGGCTAACTGTTCCTTCAAACGCAGGACCCCGGGCTAAGTTGGTTATTTATTGATTTTCAATTAGTTTATTGTTTTCATGCGGGCGAGGTGCTTGCTGTGGCCCAGGGGCAGGCCGATGACAGTAATACGCAGCTGTACCGGGAATATAACTGAGGGGCGGCCTGGAGCGGCGCTGCTTGCGGCGGCACCGCGCCCAATCCGGCCAGTGCCAGCAAGTCAGTGTCGTGGTCGCCCTATGCAATACCCGTATACTTGTGGCTACTCTCCACATTTTCGGCTCTTGTTATGAAACCTTGGCGCTTATTCCTGGCGGTGGCTGCCCCAGCCGCATTCGCAGCTTTTCAGTTGCCTCCCGATGATTTCGGGCAGCGACTCGCGCAGCAGCTGCGGCGCTTTTATGCCCTCACCAGCCCGGAAAAAGTGTACTTGCAACTGGACCGTGACGCGTATGCCGCCGGCGAAACCATCTGGTGCAAGGGGTACGTAACCGGGGCCGCGCCTCTGCTGGCCGACAGCCTCAGCCAAGTGCTTTATGTTGACGTGGTTGGGCCCGACCAGAAGCTGCTCCTGCACCACGCCCTGGCAGTGCAGGATGGCGGCGCCCCGGGCAGCTTGCTGCTGCCGCCCAACCTGCCCGAAGGCCTCTACACGCTGCGCGCCTACACCAGCTGGATGCGCAACACACCCGACTATATCTTCAGCCGCGTAGTGCCGGTGGTGGGCGCCGCGGGGGCCGCGGCCAAGGCTTCCGAGAGAAAGCCAATGGCTACGGCCGGCGCGGTGCAATTCTTCCCCGAAGGCGGCGAACTGGTGGCGGGGCTGCCGAGCACCGTCGCGTTCAAGGCCACCGATGCCAGCGGCCGCGGCATTGGGGTGCAGGGCACGGTGCAGGACGAGCAGGGCGCGGTGGTAGCCCAGTTGCGCAGCCAGCACCTGGGCATGGGCCGCTTCGAGCTGCAGCCCGCGCCCGGCCGTCGCTACACGGCCCGCCTCCGCTTCGCTGGCGGCCAGGAGGCCACGTACCCGCTGCCCGCGGCCCAGCCGGCCGGGTTTACCCTGCAGGTGCAGGAGCGGGCCGATGCTTTCCAGGTGCTGGTGCGCCGCAAAGCCGGCCCCGGCGAGGCGGCCGAGCGCGTGGCCCTGGCCGCCCACGTCCAGAACACCCTGGCCTACGCGGGACAGGCCGAGGTGAGCGAGGGCCGGCCCCTGGAACTGGCCGTGCCCAAAAAGAACTTGCCGGCGGGCATTTTGCACGTTACCCTGTTTGACGGGCAGCAGGTGGCCCGCTGCGAGCGGCTGAGCTTTCACGACCCCGGCCCCGGCGCCCGGCTGCGCGTGCAGCCCGACAAAGCCGCGTACGGCCCGCACGAAAAAGTCACGCTGCAGGTATCGGCCCAGGACGCGGCCGGGCGTCCGCTGGCCGGCAACTTCGCCCTGGCCGTGACCGACGCGGCCGCCCCCGCGCTGGCCCACGGCTCGGATATTCGCACCGCACTGCTGCTGACCGCCGACCTGCAGGGGCCGGTGGAACAGCCCGGCTATTATTTCGCTGACCGCAGCGCTGCCACCGGCCGCGCCCTCGACGATTTGCTGCTCACGCAGGGCTGGCGGCGCTTCGTGTGGAAGGCCGTGCTGGCCAATCAGTGGCCGGAAACCAGCTACCCGCGCGAGCTGGGGCCCAGCCTCAGCGGCCGCGTCGTAGACAAGCGCCTGGCGCCGGTGCCCGGTGCCACCGTCAGCCTCACCCGCTTGCGACCCGTGCAGGTGCACGAAGTGCAAACCGATGGGCAGGGCCGCTTTTCGTTCACCGGCTTTTCGGGGCAGGATTCGGCAGCCGTGCGCATGGTGGCCCAACCCGCGAAGGGCGTCCGGCACCCGCAATTGCTGCTCGATGACAACGTGCTGGCTGTTTCGGCCACCTCCGGGGCGCTTTGGCCCTGGGCCGCCGACAGCGCCGGGCAGGGTTTTGCATCGATGCAGAAGCAAGTAGCAGCCTACCAGGGCCGGAGCGTCCTGCTGGGCGAGGTGCAGGTGCAGCGTGCGCCGCAAGCTCCGCTAACCGACACCCGCCGCATCTACAACCGCCCCGACGTCACCATTCTGACCAAAGACATACCGGGCATTGCCACCTACCAAAATGTGTTGCAGATTCTGCAAGGCCGGGTGTCGGGCCTCAGCGTGACCGGTAGCCAGGACAACCTGCGCATCACCATGCGCGGCAGGAGCAGCACCGAGCAAACCCGCCTGGGCCCGGCGCTGCAGGCCGCTTCGAACGCAGCCGGCGGACGCATGCGCCCGGCGCCGGTGACCGAGCCCAGCAACGAGGGGACCAACTTGCCGCTGCTGCTCCTCGACGGGGTGCCCGTGAGCAGCAGCCTGCTTGCCACCGTGCCCCTCGTCGACTTTGAGGCGGTGGAGGTGCTGCGCCCGGGGTCGGCGGCCATTTTTGGCGAGCGGGGCGGGGCCGGGGCCATTTCCTTTCTGACCAAACACGGCAACCCCAACTACGTACCCGGCGCCGAACCCGCCCCCACCGTGCGCCCGCCGCTGTATGCGCCGCCGCGCCTGCAACGGGTGCGCGAGTTCTACAGCCCCGCCACGGGCGCCGCGGCCCCCGCAGACGGGCGCAGCAGCGCCACGCTCTACTGGAACGCCGGGGTGCGCACCGGCGCCAACGGCACGGCCACGGTGACCTTCGTGAGCGCCGACAAGGCCGGCCGCTTCCGCATCGTGACGGAAGGGCTGACGCAGCAGGGGGAGCCGGTGCGTACCACGAGCCAGTTTCAGGTAGGAACTCCGAAGTAGGCCCGTCCGGATTGCGCCACCACGAAGCCCGTTGCGAAGGCTATTCCTCTACATAGTCCAGGTCTTTGTGAAAGCTCTCGGGCAGGGTGCTCACGGCCCAGAAGGCCACCAGCAGCGAGAGCCCGCCCAGCACCGCCGCGCCCGGCAGGCGGCCGCCCAGGTGCGCCTCGGCCCAGCGGAAGGCCGGTACCAGCGCCACCACCGAGCCGCGGGCAAAGTTGGGCGCCGTGGTGGCCACCGTGGCCCGCAGGTTGGTGCCAAACTGCTCGGCCGCCACCGTCACGAACAAAGCCCAGAAGCCCACCGAAATGCCCATCAGGAAGCAGACAGCATAGAAAGTAGTTTGCGACACGCCGCGCAGTCCGAATAAATACACGCCCACCATCAGCCCGCAAAAGGCCAGGAAGAGCTGCAAGGCGCGGTTGCGCGAGCGCAGCAGCTGGCTGAGCGCGCCGCTGGCAAAGTCGCCAAATACCAGCCCGAAGTAGCACCAGAACACTGCCAGCCCGGCCGACAGCGGCGCCGGCCCCGGCTGCACGCCCAGCGCCTCGCCAAACTCGGGCGCGAAGGTGATGAGGATGCCCACCACAAACCACAGCGGCACCCCAATCAGCAGGCAGCGCAGGTAGCGCCCCAGCCGGGCGCCGTTGGTAAACAGGCTGAAGAAGTTGCCCCGGCTGACGTGCGCGGCTGCCTGTGCCTTCTGGAACATGCCCGACTCGAACACGCTCACGCGCAGCAGCAGCAGCGCCAGGCCCAGGCCGCCGCCCACGAAATAGGCGTTGCGCCAGCCCCACCGGTCGCCCACCCAGTAGCCGAGCAGCGCGCCGCTCACGCCCACAGTGGCCACTATCATGGTGCCGTAGCCGCGCTTGTCCTGCGGCAGGCTTTCGCTCACGAGGGTGATGCCCGCGCCCAGCTCGCCGGCCAGCCCGATGCCGGCAATAAGCCGCAGCCAGGCATACTGGTCGAGGGTTTGAACGAAGCCGTTGGCGATGTTGGCCAGCGAGTAGAGCAAGATGGAGCCAAACAGCACCGACAGCCGGCCCTTTTTATCGCCCAGAATGCCCCACAGGATGCCGCCGAGCAGCATGCCGCCCATCTGCATCGAAATCAGGTACTCGCCTTGGGTTTTGAGGGCTTCTTTGCCCACCACGCCCAGCGAAGTGAGGCTGCCGACGCGCACGATGCTAAAGAGAATCAGGTCGTAGATATCAACGAAATAGCCCAGCGCCGCCACGATGACAGCGGCGGTGAGAACGGTGGATTTGGTGGGTGGGGAGGCTTGCATGGCCGAAATGTAGCGCGGACTTTTAGTCCGCGAAGCCAACGGCATTTATGATTTACCACTCGCGGACTAAAGTCCGCGCTACTGATGCACCGCTGCCACTGCTTCTTCGCAGCCGCTGTGACAGCCGCCGGGCAGCGCGCCATCCTCCACCTGCACGGTGCTGTGGTGGATGTGAAACTCGGTTTCGAGCCCTTTGGTGAGGGCACCGAGCCAGGCGGCATCGGCGCCGCCGGGGCGCACGAGGTGGGCCATGAGGGCGGCGTCGTGGCCGGAGCTGCTGAGGCTCCAGATGTGCAGGTCGTGCACGGACTCGACCTGGGGCTGGGCCAGCAGCCAGGCGCGCACCGCGGCGGGGTCAATGCCGTCGGGCACGGCTTGCAGTCCCAGGCGCAGGCTGTCGCGCAGCAGGCCCCACGAGCTGTAGGCGATGATGCCCAGGATGATAAAGCCGATGAGCGGGTCGAGCCAGGCCCAGCCGGTGAGCAGCACGAGGCCACCGCCGGCCACCACGCCCACGCTCACCAGCGCATCGGTGAGCATGTGCAGGTAGGCGCCGCGCACGTTCACATCGCCCTTCTGCCCACTACGGAAAAGCAGGGCCGTGACGCCGTTGACAAGGATGCCGATGCCGGCCAGCGCCATCACCCAACGGCCGTTCACGGGTTCGGGGTGGCGCAGGTGGTCGATGGTTTCCCAGAGGATGAAGCCGAGCGCGGCATAGAGCAGAGCGGTGTTGAGCAGCGCCGCCTGAATGGTGGCCCCACGGTAGCCAAAGGTGTAGCGCTGCGTGGCGGGACGACCCGCCAGCCAGGCGGCGCCCCAGGCCAGGGCCAGGCTGAGCACGTCGCTCAGGTTGTGGCCGGCGTCGGAGAGCAGGGCGGCCGAGTTGGCCCAGAAGCCACCAATAGCTTCGGCTATTACGAAGGCCAGGTTAAGGCCGATGCCGATGGCAAAAGCCGCGCTAAAGGCGCCCCCGGCGGGCGGGGCGGCGTGCTGGTGGCCAGCGTGGTCGGAATGAGAGTGGGGCATGATGGAAAGCGTTGGCGCTACGTGGATAACGTAAACGGTCGGGCTTTCGGTGCGAATAGAAGGGCACTGTGAGCGTTGTCAGCGCGGCCTTACTTGTGAATGACCATTAGCCCATACTCTTCTTTTCTAAAAAGCTTCGTTTCCTGCATTGGAATATCCTCTACAATCCCACGAAAATTCATCCGTTGTACCTGCTCGATGGCGACACGAAATTTATTGCCAATTCGAAGGGAATCGCGGGGAATATTTATTTCTCTGCTCTTGACCATTCTGCCTTGCCCGATACCATCAGTGCTCCGTATGAGTGCGAATTGATAACTCGGGATTCTATAGCGGGCATCAGTTGGAAGGATGGTAGCGAAACCTTCAGCGGGTGTCGCTCTTACCGATAATGTAAACCGAGACAGAACGGAATCAGGAGGCGTCCTTTCCCAGATAGCCTGCTTAGGGTCGGAAAGCCGTATCTCAACGGTTGGTAGCGGTGGAGGCATTACCTGAAATAGGTGCTTAAACACCAATACTCGCCCCCGATAAGCCCAAAGCGTAACCGTAGACGCTGAGGGTGCAATCAGCAACCGGTGCCTCTCTGCGTCGAGCTTCACGGTGGCGCCAGTAGCTGTGAAGCGAATGGGAAGCTGCCCCTTGCCCGGCCGAGATGGCACAATCAGCGGGTTTTCACAGTTAAGAAAAAGGCGGATAGAGTCGGGTTCAACGTCCCACTTCACTTCGTGATAAGACCAAGCCGGTAACCATTTTCGCACCGCCTCTTTGGTGGTATCCGGGTCCTGCCACCACCGTTCTACCATTCGGTAGGTCAGCCGCCACGGTCCCCGCGGCCGGCTCTGCCCCTGAATATGTGATACGGGCAGCAACACACTTAGCAGCCACCAGGCTGGTAGTAACAAGCGGATTCGCATGGGTTGGCGTAAAGGTGACGCTTAAAAGTAAAGCGAAAACGCTGCCGCCGAAGCCGTGGTATTTATTGAGGCAAAAAGCTGCCTTACTGCCGCGTCAGTACCTCGTCAATCAGGCCGTATTCCTTGGCCTCGTCAGCCCGCATCCAGTAGTCGCGGTCCGAGTCGTCGTGGATTTGCTGATAGGTTTTGCCCGTGCGTTCGGCGTAGATGCCGTAGAGCTCCTGGCGCAGCTTTACCACCTCGCGGGCCGTGATTTCGATGTCGGCCGAGGGGCCCTGCACGCCGCCGCTGGGCTGGTGAATCATGACGCGGGCGTGGGGCAGGGCCGAGCGTTTGCCGGGGGCGCCGCCGCAGAGCAAAAAGGCGCCCATGCTGGCCGCCAGCCCGGTGCAGATGGTGGCCACGTCGGGCCGCACGTACTGCATGGTGTCGTACATGCCCAGCCCGGCATACACCGAGCCACCCGGCGAATTAATGTAAAGCAGAATGTCCTTGCGGGCATCCACCGATTCCAGAAACAGCAGTTGGGCGTTAATGATGTTGGCAATGTTGTCGTCGACGGCCTGACCGAGGAAGATGATGCGGTCCATGATGAGGCGCGAAAACACGTCGATTTCGGCGAAGCGCGTGGGCCGCTCCTCAATGACGGAGCGCGTCATGCCGGTGAAGTGCTGGCGGGCGCGGCCTTCGGCGCGGGTCAGGTACTGGTCCACCACGAGGCCGTTGAGGCCCTGGCCGTGCACGGCAAATTTTCGGAATTCCTGTTTGTTCAGCATGGGATGGGGAAAGTGAAAAATGTGGGCACAGGAAGTCTGGCTTCGCCGGAAATGGCGAAGGGAAATCATAACCCGTGCGGAGTGTTTGGGGGAAGTAGGCTAAGTCAGCAGTTGGTTACCACGGCTTCATTCGTTGCCAGAGGCGGGCCCAGGGACTGGCGGGCGGCCCATAGAGGCGGGTGTGGATGCCGGCCAACTCGCGCCGCAACTGGCGCCGGCCGGCCAGCCGTAGGCCCTTATATAGCTGCTGCTGAGCAGCCGTATCAGCGGCCAGCTCGCCATCCAGCAGCAGGCGCAGCTGCCAGTCCTCGGCCGGCAGGGCGGCGGGGCCGCGCATCAGCTGCTGCTCAATCAGGCGCAGGCGTTCGAGTTCGGGGCGCATGGCTTAGTATTCAATGGTTTCGGAATGGAAAGCCCGACGCACCGAGTT
Proteins encoded in this region:
- a CDS encoding cation diffusion facilitator family transporter — encoded protein: MPHSHSDHAGHQHAAPPAGGAFSAAFAIGIGLNLAFVIAEAIGGFWANSAALLSDAGHNLSDVLSLALAWGAAWLAGRPATQRYTFGYRGATIQAALLNTALLYAALGFILWETIDHLRHPEPVNGRWVMALAGIGILVNGVTALLFRSGQKGDVNVRGAYLHMLTDALVSVGVVAGGGLVLLTGWAWLDPLIGFIILGIIAYSSWGLLRDSLRLGLQAVPDGIDPAAVRAWLLAQPQVESVHDLHIWSLSSSGHDAALMAHLVRPGGADAAWLGALTKGLETEFHIHHSTVQVEDGALPGGCHSGCEEAVAAVHQ
- a CDS encoding ClpP family protease, producing the protein MLNKQEFRKFAVHGQGLNGLVVDQYLTRAEGRARQHFTGMTRSVIEERPTRFAEIDVFSRLIMDRIIFLGQAVDDNIANIINAQLLFLESVDARKDILLYINSPGGSVYAGLGMYDTMQYVRPDVATICTGLAASMGAFLLCGGAPGKRSALPHARVMIHQPSGGVQGPSADIEITAREVVKLRQELYGIYAERTGKTYQQIHDDSDRDYWMRADEAKEYGLIDEVLTRQ
- a CDS encoding MFS transporter translates to MQASPPTKSTVLTAAVIVAALGYFVDIYDLILFSIVRVGSLTSLGVVGKEALKTQGEYLISMQMGGMLLGGILWGILGDKKGRLSVLFGSILLYSLANIANGFVQTLDQYAWLRLIAGIGLAGELGAGITLVSESLPQDKRGYGTMIVATVGVSGALLGYWVGDRWGWRNAYFVGGGLGLALLLLRVSVFESGMFQKAQAAAHVSRGNFFSLFTNGARLGRYLRCLLIGVPLWFVVGILITFAPEFGEALGVQPGPAPLSAGLAVFWCYFGLVFGDFASGALSQLLRSRNRALQLFLAFCGLMVGVYLFGLRGVSQTTFYAVCFLMGISVGFWALFVTVAAEQFGTNLRATVATTAPNFARGSVVALVPAFRWAEAHLGGRLPGAAVLGGLSLLVAFWAVSTLPESFHKDLDYVEE
- a CDS encoding carboxypeptidase regulatory-like domain-containing protein produces the protein MKPWRLFLAVAAPAAFAAFQLPPDDFGQRLAQQLRRFYALTSPEKVYLQLDRDAYAAGETIWCKGYVTGAAPLLADSLSQVLYVDVVGPDQKLLLHHALAVQDGGAPGSLLLPPNLPEGLYTLRAYTSWMRNTPDYIFSRVVPVVGAAGAAAKASERKPMATAGAVQFFPEGGELVAGLPSTVAFKATDASGRGIGVQGTVQDEQGAVVAQLRSQHLGMGRFELQPAPGRRYTARLRFAGGQEATYPLPAAQPAGFTLQVQERADAFQVLVRRKAGPGEAAERVALAAHVQNTLAYAGQAEVSEGRPLELAVPKKNLPAGILHVTLFDGQQVARCERLSFHDPGPGARLRVQPDKAAYGPHEKVTLQVSAQDAAGRPLAGNFALAVTDAAAPALAHGSDIRTALLLTADLQGPVEQPGYYFADRSAATGRALDDLLLTQGWRRFVWKAVLANQWPETSYPRELGPSLSGRVVDKRLAPVPGATVSLTRLRPVQVHEVQTDGQGRFSFTGFSGQDSAAVRMVAQPAKGVRHPQLLLDDNVLAVSATSGALWPWAADSAGQGFASMQKQVAAYQGRSVLLGEVQVQRAPQAPLTDTRRIYNRPDVTILTKDIPGIATYQNVLQILQGRVSGLSVTGSQDNLRITMRGRSSTEQTRLGPALQAASNAAGGRMRPAPVTEPSNEGTNLPLLLLDGVPVSSSLLATVPLVDFEAVEVLRPGSAAIFGERGGAGAISFLTKHGNPNYVPGAEPAPTVRPPLYAPPRLQRVREFYSPATGAAAPADGRSSATLYWNAGVRTGANGTATVTFVSADKAGRFRIVTEGLTQQGEPVRTTSQFQVGTPK